From a single Brassica oleracea var. oleracea cultivar TO1000 chromosome C5, BOL, whole genome shotgun sequence genomic region:
- the LOC106344134 gene encoding protein Brevis radix-like 2: MLTCIACSKQVNTNNGGSKDEEEDDDRTPRSKQAIKSLTSQIKDMAVKASGAYKSCKPCSGSLNRNSDAASASGRFHYAYKRPGISRSGSSTPKILGKDMESRLKGLLSGEGTPESVSGRTESTVFLEEEEEDEPKEWVAQVEPGVLITFVSLPEGGNDLKRIRFSREMFDKRQAQKWWAENFEKVMELYNVQQFNQQSVPFPTPPASKDESSSKNGPATPPLNNECPRGKGSLAHQLKPQTQSRYRSDSSGLATTPKLSSISGTKTETSSVVGSARSSRLSREDEEEEDAEEVSVSNASDNETEWVEQDEEGVYITIRALPDGTRELRRVRFSRDRFGETNARLWWEENKARIQQQYL, translated from the exons ATGCTCACGTGCATAGCTTGTTCGAAGCAGGTAAACACCAACAATGGCGGATCTAAAGATGAAGAAGAAGATGATGACAGAACGCCCAGGTCTAAGCAGGCCATTAAGTCCCTGACGTCACAG ATAAAAGACATGGCAGTGAAAGCTTCAGGCGCTTACAAAAGCTGCAAACCGTGTTCGGGTTCTTTAAACCGGAACTCGGATGCTGCATCAGCTTCCGGGAGGTTCCATTATGCGTACAAGAGACCTGGAATCAGCAGAAGCGGAAGCTCTACTCCTAAGATTCTAGGGAAAGATATGGAGTCAAGGCTAAAAGGGCTTTTGAGTGGAGAAGGAACACCTGAGTCCGTGAGCGGCAGGACAGAGTCTACAGTGTTCTTGGAGGAAGAAGAAGAAGATGAGCCTAAAGAATGGGTTGCTCAAGTTGAGCCTGGTGTCCTCATCACCTTTGTTTCTTTGCCTGAGGGAGGCAACGATCTCAAGCGTATTCGTTTCAG TCGTGAGATGTTTGATAAGCGGCAAGCTCAAAAATGGTGGGCGGAGAATTTCGAGAAGGTCATGGAGTTGTACAATGTGCAGCAGTTTAATCAGCAGAGCGTCCCGTTTCCAACTCCTCCTGCATCCAAAGATGAG AGCTCTTCCAAGAACGGTCCTGCAACTCCACCTCTAAACAATGAATGCCCTCGCGGAAAAGGGTCACTCGCTCACCAACTAAAACCACAAACACAAAGTCGGTACCGAAGTGATTCGTCTGGTCTTGCGACGACGCCAAAACTCTCTAGCATAAGTGGCACCAAAACTGAGACATCATCGGTTGTTGGGTCCGCAAGAAGTAGTAGGTTATCAAGGGAAGACGAAGAAGAAGAAGATGCAGAAGAGGTCTCAGTAAGTAATGCGAGCGACAACGAAACAGAATGGGTGGAACAAGACGAAGAAGGTGTTTACATCACAATCAGAGCTTTACCAGATGGGACTCGCGAGCTTAGACGTGTTCGCTTCAG TCGAGATAGGTTTGGGGAAACGAATGCAAGATTGTGGTGGGAAGAGAACAAAGCTCGGATACAACAGCAGTACTTGTGA